In Lujinxingia sediminis, a single genomic region encodes these proteins:
- a CDS encoding glutamine amidotransferase, translating into MLELSNYNTRDLLWLGDWSLGWVIALGLLGLSVLLFSAYDLRDMRLHRRLTLLGLRASVFSLAVIMLLEPALDLKQVSRVKNHVAVLVDTSQTMSLNVAGEKQRRIDRARKALEDLRPTFEAHHEDHHFDIFTYGDTLTPTTLEAALTTEADATQADLSAALQALPDHYRGKDLGGVIVLSDGIDTGAIGRRVRRGEDLDDASKEILSSLRAPVHTLAADADAGMRDAAISRVRHDDFAFVHNSITVEVDLFFSGIEPQPVPVTLRRDGEILQSQSVQIDPEERRYTVQFEFVPRQIGKEVYTVEVPHFEDEALLENNTEHFVLRVIRDKVRVLQVVGRPSWDQRFLRQLLKRNPNVDLISFFILRTDDTPQLVPRDEMSLIPFPTDELFNSELGSFDLVIFQNFNFGPYNMARYLPAIADYVRQGGAFAMLGGDLSFASGGYARTPIESLLPVELPPAGPGQTITHSEHFSPHLTAAGDRHPITQLAFDPAQNRELWEALPQLQGTNIVTGPSEGATVLATHPTLTYGGQPMPVIAVAERGEGRVLAVTSDSTWRWGFEHLADGGTPREYQMFWNSAIRWLIQDPELKLVRLDVHADIAAPNTPIDATARVFNSDYSPAANAAGKVHVSHRPLEQRSEDTTPPQPTRTLDFQTDASGEHALDLSFEEPGIYHMEVEVEGAGGALRDENLVLVTPNVAQLRDIVPRNALLERIAEHTEGHHTLLPELNPTRLDFNPPRFVEIHQRRVVQLWDSALLFLIVLGLLAAEWSLRRRWGRL; encoded by the coding sequence ATGCTTGAACTCTCCAACTACAACACCCGCGACCTCCTCTGGCTCGGCGACTGGAGCCTGGGCTGGGTCATTGCCCTGGGGCTACTGGGCCTTTCGGTGCTGCTCTTCAGCGCCTACGATCTGCGCGACATGCGTCTGCATCGACGCCTTACCCTTCTGGGGCTGCGCGCCAGCGTCTTCTCCCTGGCTGTGATCATGCTCCTGGAGCCTGCTCTCGACCTCAAGCAGGTCTCCCGCGTCAAAAACCACGTCGCCGTGCTCGTCGACACCAGCCAGACGATGAGCCTCAACGTCGCCGGCGAAAAACAACGGCGTATCGACCGCGCGCGCAAAGCCCTCGAAGATCTGCGTCCTACCTTTGAAGCACACCACGAAGATCATCACTTCGACATCTTCACCTACGGCGATACCCTCACCCCGACCACGCTCGAAGCAGCCCTGACCACCGAGGCAGACGCCACCCAGGCCGACCTGAGCGCCGCCCTGCAGGCCCTTCCCGACCACTACCGCGGCAAAGATCTCGGCGGCGTCATCGTCTTAAGCGACGGTATCGACACCGGGGCCATCGGCCGGCGCGTGCGCCGAGGCGAAGACCTTGATGACGCCTCCAAAGAGATCCTGTCCAGCCTCCGGGCACCGGTCCACACCCTGGCCGCTGACGCCGACGCCGGCATGCGCGACGCGGCGATTTCCCGGGTGCGTCACGACGACTTCGCCTTCGTGCATAACTCGATCACCGTCGAAGTCGACCTCTTCTTCAGCGGCATCGAGCCCCAGCCGGTCCCGGTGACGCTGCGGCGAGATGGCGAGATCTTGCAGTCCCAGAGCGTCCAGATTGACCCGGAGGAGCGTCGCTACACGGTGCAGTTCGAGTTTGTGCCTCGCCAGATCGGCAAGGAGGTCTACACCGTCGAGGTGCCTCATTTTGAAGATGAAGCGCTGCTGGAAAATAACACCGAACACTTTGTGCTGCGGGTCATTCGCGACAAGGTCCGTGTGCTTCAGGTCGTCGGCCGCCCCAGCTGGGATCAGCGTTTTCTGCGCCAACTTCTCAAGCGCAACCCGAACGTCGACCTCATCAGTTTTTTCATTTTGCGCACCGACGACACCCCGCAGCTGGTGCCGCGCGATGAGATGAGCCTGATTCCCTTCCCCACCGACGAACTCTTTAACAGTGAGCTGGGAAGTTTCGACCTGGTGATTTTTCAGAACTTCAACTTCGGCCCCTACAACATGGCGCGCTACCTGCCGGCCATCGCCGATTACGTCCGTCAGGGAGGCGCCTTCGCCATGCTCGGCGGAGACCTCTCCTTTGCCAGCGGCGGCTACGCCCGCACCCCCATCGAATCCCTGCTCCCGGTAGAACTTCCTCCGGCAGGTCCAGGCCAGACGATCACCCACAGCGAGCACTTCTCGCCACACCTGACCGCGGCAGGTGATCGTCATCCCATCACGCAACTTGCATTCGACCCGGCCCAGAACCGCGAACTCTGGGAGGCCCTCCCGCAACTTCAGGGCACCAACATTGTCACCGGCCCCTCCGAGGGCGCCACCGTTTTGGCCACCCACCCCACCCTGACCTACGGCGGCCAACCCATGCCGGTTATCGCCGTGGCCGAGCGCGGTGAGGGACGTGTACTGGCGGTCACCAGCGACTCAACCTGGCGCTGGGGCTTTGAACATCTGGCCGATGGGGGCACCCCGCGCGAGTACCAGATGTTCTGGAACAGCGCGATCCGCTGGCTCATCCAAGACCCGGAACTCAAGCTGGTACGGCTGGATGTTCACGCTGATATCGCCGCCCCCAACACCCCCATTGATGCTACAGCGCGCGTCTTCAACAGCGACTACAGCCCGGCCGCAAACGCCGCGGGCAAGGTCCACGTTAGCCATCGCCCGCTGGAGCAACGCTCCGAGGATACCACGCCCCCGCAGCCCACCCGCACTCTTGATTTTCAGACCGACGCCTCCGGCGAGCACGCGCTTGACCTGAGTTTTGAAGAGCCCGGGATCTATCACATGGAGGTCGAGGTGGAGGGGGCGGGTGGCGCGCTCCGCGATGAGAACCTGGTGCTTGTTACTCCCAACGTCGCCCAGCTTCGCGACATCGTCCCCCGCAACGCCCTGCTTGAGCGCATCGCCGAACACACCGAGGGCCATCACACCCTCCTGCCCGAGCTCAACCCCACCAGGCTCGACTTCAACCCGCCCCGCTTCGTTGAGATTCATCAGCGCAGGGTGGTCCAACTCTGGGACAGCGCCCTGCTCTTTCTCATCGTACTCGGGCTGCTCGCCGCGGAGTGGTCACTGCGCCGTCGCTGGGGCAGACTCTAG
- a CDS encoding Bax inhibitor-1/YccA family protein, which translates to MHSQEFGYDGTSGGPGLVSQALPEERLSFLRRTYMHLAGAIFGCVAFIALFLKSPFAEPAIQFMISSNWLIVLGLFIGASWLGDWMALNVKSKGLQYLGLAIGVSAYGILLTPMILIAQYQIGGAILLQAAFLTAVVFAGMTAVVFVTGKDFSILRVGLAVGSLVALGAIVAGTIFDFNLGLGFSIAMVGLSAAMIVYQTSNMVHVYRTDQHVAAALALFSSIGMLFWYILRILMLSRD; encoded by the coding sequence ATGCACAGTCAGGAATTTGGATATGATGGAACAAGCGGTGGGCCGGGTCTTGTCAGCCAGGCGCTTCCCGAGGAGCGTTTGAGCTTTTTGCGCCGCACCTACATGCACCTGGCCGGCGCGATCTTTGGGTGTGTGGCGTTTATCGCGCTCTTCTTGAAGTCGCCCTTCGCAGAGCCGGCGATTCAATTCATGATCTCCTCGAACTGGCTCATTGTGCTGGGGCTTTTCATTGGCGCGAGCTGGCTGGGGGACTGGATGGCGCTGAATGTGAAGTCGAAGGGGCTGCAGTATCTGGGGCTTGCGATCGGAGTGTCGGCCTACGGGATTTTGCTGACGCCGATGATTCTGATCGCGCAGTACCAGATCGGCGGGGCGATCCTGTTGCAGGCCGCCTTCTTAACCGCTGTGGTCTTCGCCGGAATGACGGCGGTGGTCTTTGTGACGGGCAAAGACTTTTCGATTCTGCGCGTGGGCCTTGCGGTGGGGAGTCTGGTGGCGCTGGGAGCGATTGTGGCCGGCACGATCTTTGATTTTAACCTGGGGCTGGGTTTTTCGATCGCGATGGTGGGTCTCTCGGCGGCTATGATCGTGTATCAGACGTCGAATATGGTGCACGTCTATCGGACCGATCAGCATGTGGCGGCCGCGCTGGCGCTCTTCAGCTCGATCGGGATGCTCTTCTGGTACATCCTGCGCATTCTGATGCTTTCGCGCGACTAG
- the glgA gene encoding glycogen synthase GlgA, which translates to MDLSRYIKTKDTNSQMGRRRLNVLFASSEVAPFSKTGGLADVAASLPQALARRGHNVSIVTPLYKHLDPEAMRLSRRLNPLEVPRKSKNQSKLEVTIWESRLDSGVRVFFVDAPDYFDRDGLYGYDDQGFEDNAERFAFFSRAVVELAISSPMAIDVIHCNDWHTGLVPIYGKHYYADELAQTRYVMTIHNLAFQGKFDATQFKATGLPRKYNAESELLDASGDLNYLAGALRYADLITTVSPTYAREIQSAKAGFGLHDVLQARKEDVHGVLNGADYGVWSPDVDRFIEVRYTVETLNGKRQNKAHLQHSLGLPVRPTLPLVGMVSRLTEQKGVDLVVPAIRSLLSELKDERDGFQLVILGDGPDKVLKELQQLEEEFPRRARILGGHDEAMAHRIQASADMLLVPSRFEPCGLTQIYAMRYGTVPVVHATGGLADTVTDLREDPENGTGFVFTEHSADALAGAIERAGSAYRNFRKWRPLMVRDMARDFSWRESAIRYEELFLDTLNAD; encoded by the coding sequence ATGGATTTGAGCCGCTACATCAAGACCAAAGACACCAACTCCCAGATGGGCCGACGTCGGCTCAATGTGCTCTTCGCCTCCAGCGAAGTCGCCCCCTTCTCCAAGACCGGGGGCCTTGCCGATGTCGCCGCCAGCCTGCCCCAGGCGCTGGCACGTCGCGGCCATAACGTCTCCATCGTCACCCCCCTCTACAAGCACCTCGACCCGGAGGCGATGCGACTAAGCCGCCGCCTCAACCCGCTGGAAGTTCCGCGCAAGAGCAAGAACCAATCCAAACTCGAAGTCACCATCTGGGAATCTCGTCTCGACAGCGGCGTACGCGTCTTCTTTGTCGACGCCCCGGACTACTTCGACCGCGACGGCCTCTACGGCTACGACGACCAGGGTTTTGAAGACAACGCCGAGCGTTTTGCCTTCTTCAGCCGTGCGGTCGTCGAGCTGGCCATCAGCTCTCCGATGGCCATCGACGTCATCCATTGCAACGACTGGCACACCGGCCTGGTCCCCATCTACGGCAAGCATTACTACGCCGATGAACTCGCCCAGACCCGCTACGTGATGACCATTCACAACCTGGCCTTCCAGGGTAAGTTCGATGCGACGCAGTTCAAAGCCACCGGCCTGCCTCGTAAATACAACGCTGAGAGCGAACTTCTCGATGCGAGCGGTGATCTGAACTACCTGGCCGGCGCGCTCCGCTACGCTGACCTTATCACCACGGTCAGTCCCACCTACGCCCGCGAGATTCAGTCCGCGAAGGCGGGCTTTGGGCTTCATGACGTACTCCAGGCACGCAAAGAAGACGTGCACGGAGTTCTTAACGGTGCCGACTACGGCGTCTGGTCGCCCGACGTCGACCGATTCATTGAGGTGCGCTACACCGTTGAAACCCTCAACGGCAAACGCCAGAACAAAGCCCACCTTCAGCACAGCCTGGGCCTTCCCGTACGCCCCACCCTGCCACTGGTCGGCATGGTCAGCCGCCTCACCGAGCAAAAGGGTGTCGACCTTGTGGTGCCGGCCATTCGCTCCTTGCTCTCCGAGCTCAAAGACGAGCGCGACGGCTTCCAGCTCGTGATTCTCGGCGATGGCCCTGACAAGGTTCTGAAAGAGCTCCAACAACTTGAAGAGGAGTTCCCTCGCCGTGCCCGCATCCTGGGCGGTCACGACGAGGCGATGGCCCACCGCATTCAAGCCAGCGCCGACATGCTGCTCGTGCCCAGCCGCTTTGAGCCCTGCGGGCTCACGCAGATCTACGCGATGCGCTATGGCACCGTGCCCGTCGTTCACGCCACCGGCGGACTGGCCGACACGGTCACCGATCTTCGGGAAGACCCTGAAAACGGCACCGGCTTTGTCTTTACCGAGCACAGCGCCGACGCGCTGGCCGGCGCCATCGAGCGCGCAGGCTCGGCCTACCGAAACTTCCGAAAGTGGCGCCCCCTGATGGTGCGCGACATGGCTCGCGACTTCTCCTGGCGGGAGTCCGCAATTCGCTACGAAGAACTCTTCCTCGACACGCTCAACGCCGACTGA
- a CDS encoding galactose-1-phosphate uridylyltransferase, producing MPSSIRTNIVSGDRVILAPERARRPRDHKLVPPDTSHTSESCPFCPTEPTRIPEPIRTRKSASFPDHEHAITVVPNLYPALTPADAEQAFARGPYDAFGGVGAHEVIIEAPEHIEHWTDLDARHIAEIFATWQERLCDLRNDQRLKDIIPFKNIGPRSGATLAHAHSQIIALPLVSPRQHQLLQRGEHYFELHHRCALCDALHHEEQSGERIILEDDAMLAWAPFASRSPFEVWIAPRAHSADFAHASHRDLTSLARHTRRILQLWEQAIGRVDHNLVLHSAPFAFADKAYYHWHLEMLPRLSTHGGFEWGSGAYINATASEVAARHLRELNS from the coding sequence ATGCCCTCTTCAATTCGCACCAACATTGTCTCCGGCGACCGCGTCATTCTGGCCCCCGAGCGCGCCCGACGCCCCCGAGACCATAAGCTCGTCCCGCCGGACACGTCGCATACCTCCGAAAGCTGCCCCTTCTGCCCGACCGAGCCCACGCGCATCCCCGAGCCTATCCGCACCCGAAAAAGCGCCAGCTTCCCCGACCACGAGCACGCCATCACGGTCGTGCCCAACCTCTACCCGGCACTCACCCCCGCCGACGCCGAGCAGGCGTTCGCCCGGGGCCCCTATGACGCCTTCGGAGGCGTCGGCGCCCACGAGGTCATCATCGAGGCCCCCGAACACATCGAGCACTGGACCGACCTCGACGCCCGCCATATCGCCGAGATATTCGCGACCTGGCAGGAGCGCCTCTGCGACCTTCGAAACGACCAGCGCCTCAAGGACATCATCCCCTTCAAAAACATCGGCCCCCGCTCCGGCGCGACCCTGGCACACGCCCACAGCCAGATCATTGCACTTCCCCTGGTCAGCCCCCGCCAGCATCAGCTTCTGCAGCGCGGTGAGCACTACTTCGAGCTGCACCACCGCTGCGCCCTCTGCGACGCGCTCCACCACGAGGAACAGAGCGGCGAACGCATCATCCTCGAAGATGACGCGATGCTCGCCTGGGCTCCCTTTGCTTCTCGATCGCCCTTCGAAGTCTGGATTGCTCCCCGCGCCCACAGCGCAGACTTCGCTCATGCCTCACACCGGGACCTCACATCGCTCGCACGTCACACCCGACGTATCCTCCAGCTCTGGGAGCAGGCCATCGGCCGCGTTGACCATAACCTCGTCTTGCACAGCGCCCCCTTTGCGTTCGCCGACAAAGCATACTATCACTGGCACCTGGAAATGCTCCCCCGGTTGAGCACCCACGGAGGGTTTGAGTGGGGCTCGGGCGCCTACATCAACGCCACCGCCTCGGAGGTGGCCGCGCGCCACCTGCGCGAACTGAACAGCTGA
- a CDS encoding ExbD/TolR family protein — protein sequence MAGMSGGDDDDVISAINITPFVDIILVVLIIFMVTATYIVQSQIPIDLPKAASGQAEVSTTLAFQVTSDGQYAMDGEFLSLEAIAEQVRAQSGEDAELRAVIAADKKVEYGKVIDLVDTIKLNGIAKFALNIDRKEQADGER from the coding sequence ATGGCAGGCATGTCTGGAGGCGATGACGACGACGTCATCTCCGCGATCAACATCACCCCCTTTGTCGATATCATTCTGGTCGTTTTGATCATCTTTATGGTCACGGCGACCTACATCGTGCAGTCGCAAATCCCGATCGATCTTCCCAAGGCCGCCTCGGGTCAGGCCGAGGTCAGCACCACGCTGGCATTTCAGGTCACGTCGGACGGGCAGTACGCGATGGACGGAGAGTTTTTGAGCCTGGAGGCGATCGCGGAGCAGGTGCGTGCTCAGTCCGGTGAGGATGCCGAGCTACGGGCGGTGATCGCCGCTGATAAAAAGGTGGAGTACGGCAAGGTGATTGACCTGGTGGATACGATCAAGCTGAACGGGATTGCGAAGTTCGCCCTCAACATCGACCGCAAAGAGCAGGCAGACGGTGAGCGCTGA
- a CDS encoding MotA/TolQ/ExbB proton channel family protein, which produces MLTEILLDFALIGAEWVLWLLILLSFANIYVVIEKLRFFHQRKVDVHELRLKFEERLRADDFDAAAKLLEGNDAMEARVVLFGMRGLDRGPEAVEDLMNGAMASERTRYERLISLLATTGNNAPFIGLFGTVLGIIGAFAALGEASEEANQQVMAAISEALVATGVGLLVAIPAVIMFNVFRQRVKKSGAQTELMSRTLLAHLRRND; this is translated from the coding sequence ATGTTAACCGAGATTTTGTTGGATTTCGCGCTGATCGGCGCGGAGTGGGTGCTGTGGCTGCTGATCCTGTTGAGCTTTGCCAACATCTACGTGGTGATCGAGAAGTTGCGCTTCTTCCATCAGCGAAAGGTCGATGTGCACGAGTTGCGCTTGAAGTTTGAGGAGCGTCTTCGAGCCGACGACTTCGACGCGGCTGCGAAGTTGCTTGAAGGTAACGACGCGATGGAAGCGCGCGTGGTGCTCTTCGGGATGCGAGGTCTGGACCGAGGGCCGGAGGCAGTCGAAGACCTTATGAACGGGGCGATGGCCTCGGAACGTACGCGTTATGAACGTTTGATAAGTCTGCTGGCGACTACGGGCAACAACGCTCCCTTCATCGGACTTTTTGGCACGGTGCTCGGGATCATCGGGGCCTTTGCCGCGCTGGGGGAGGCCTCCGAAGAGGCCAATCAACAGGTGATGGCGGCGATCTCTGAGGCTCTTGTTGCCACCGGGGTGGGGCTGCTGGTGGCGATCCCGGCCGTCATTATGTTCAACGTCTTTCGCCAGCGCGTGAAAAAGAGCGGGGCGCAGACCGAGTTGATGTCGCGAACCTTGTTGGCGCACCTGCGCCGCAATGACTGA
- a CDS encoding DUF4159 domain-containing protein, which produces MNRRTFLQLLGTAGLSLTIAPRALALDDQHRVGLARLRYRGGNDNPRPGALRRMLQEVGRHTSVEVNPEVAAIWGEREELFLHPMIVLAGDRAFEPLSEDVIENLRLYLSSGGFLYVDSAEGLTDGPFMASVRRDLQRVFPDRPLRTVPREHTVHKSFYLIDRPMGRLDIAGNFEGIFDEERACVLVNANDLLGALARDAFGGWEHQVSPGGDRQRDMAQRLAVNIVLYALTIDYKADQVHIPFILRRRRWRVD; this is translated from the coding sequence ATGAACCGTCGAACCTTCCTTCAACTTCTGGGCACCGCAGGCCTGAGCCTGACGATCGCTCCAAGGGCGCTGGCCCTGGACGATCAGCATCGCGTCGGCCTTGCGCGCCTGCGCTACCGAGGCGGCAATGACAACCCGCGCCCCGGTGCTCTGCGTCGCATGCTACAGGAAGTCGGTCGCCATACCAGCGTGGAGGTCAACCCGGAAGTTGCCGCGATCTGGGGCGAACGCGAGGAGCTCTTTCTCCATCCGATGATCGTGCTCGCCGGTGACCGCGCCTTTGAACCGCTGTCTGAAGACGTGATCGAAAATCTACGCCTCTACCTGAGCTCGGGCGGCTTCCTCTACGTCGACTCCGCCGAGGGCCTGACCGACGGCCCCTTTATGGCATCGGTGCGACGGGATCTTCAGCGCGTGTTCCCCGACCGCCCGCTTCGCACGGTGCCACGCGAGCACACCGTGCATAAATCCTTCTATCTGATCGACCGCCCCATGGGGCGCCTTGATATCGCGGGCAACTTCGAAGGGATCTTCGATGAGGAACGCGCCTGTGTGCTGGTCAACGCCAACGATCTTCTCGGTGCGCTGGCCCGCGATGCCTTCGGTGGCTGGGAACACCAGGTAAGCCCGGGCGGCGATCGCCAGCGTGATATGGCACAGCGCCTTGCCGTCAACATTGTCCTCTACGCCTTGACCATCGACTACAAAGCCGACCAGGTACACATCCCCTTCATCCTGCGCCGACGGCGATGGCGCGTCGACTGA
- a CDS encoding acyl-CoA carboxylase subunit beta codes for MTTKSNAERLQELNDAAELGGGQARIDRQHEAGKLTARERIDLLLDAGTFVELDKFVTNRCNDFGMADQKIPGDGVVTGYGKVDGRLVYVFAQDFTVFGGSLSGAYAEKICKVMDLATKCGAPVIGLNDSGGARIQEGVASLAGYADIFYRNVRASGVVPQISAIMGPCAGGAVYSPAITDFIFMVQDTSYMFITGPEVVKTVTSQEVTKQELGGAHVHSETSGVSHFETQTEEECIAKIRELLSFVPSNNAEDAPFVPTDDAFDRRDAALDALVPENPSKPYDIKELIGHVVDDGYFFEVQEAFARNMVVGFARLGGRSVGIVANQPAHLAGCLDINASLKGARFVRFCDAFNIPIVTLVDVPGFLPGVDQEYGGIIKHGAKLLFAYAEATVPKVTLITRKAYGGAYDVMSSKHIGADINFAYPTGEIAVMGPDGAVNIIFRKELAEADDPVARKDELVAEYRETFANPFKAAELGYIDEIIFPRDTRPRLIQALEMLENKRAENLPRKHGNIPL; via the coding sequence ATGACCACCAAGTCCAACGCCGAACGTCTCCAGGAGCTTAACGACGCCGCCGAGCTCGGTGGCGGCCAGGCCCGCATCGATCGCCAGCACGAAGCCGGCAAGCTCACCGCGCGCGAGCGCATCGACCTGCTCCTCGACGCCGGCACCTTCGTGGAGCTCGACAAGTTCGTCACCAATCGCTGCAACGACTTCGGCATGGCCGACCAGAAGATCCCCGGCGACGGCGTGGTCACAGGCTACGGTAAGGTCGACGGTCGCCTGGTCTACGTCTTCGCCCAGGACTTCACCGTCTTTGGCGGAAGCTTAAGCGGCGCCTACGCCGAGAAGATCTGCAAGGTCATGGATCTCGCCACAAAGTGTGGCGCACCGGTTATCGGGCTTAACGACTCCGGCGGGGCGCGCATCCAGGAGGGTGTGGCGAGCCTCGCTGGTTACGCCGACATCTTCTACCGCAACGTGCGTGCCAGCGGCGTCGTCCCGCAGATCTCGGCGATTATGGGGCCCTGCGCCGGCGGCGCAGTCTACAGCCCGGCCATCACCGACTTTATCTTCATGGTGCAGGACACCTCCTACATGTTCATCACCGGCCCGGAGGTCGTGAAAACGGTCACCAGCCAGGAGGTTACCAAGCAGGAGCTGGGCGGCGCACACGTGCACAGTGAGACCAGCGGCGTCTCCCACTTTGAGACCCAGACCGAGGAGGAGTGCATCGCCAAGATCCGCGAGCTCCTCTCCTTTGTGCCCTCCAACAACGCCGAAGACGCGCCCTTCGTGCCGACCGATGACGCGTTTGACCGCCGCGACGCCGCACTCGACGCCCTGGTGCCGGAGAATCCGTCGAAGCCCTACGACATCAAAGAGCTCATCGGGCATGTCGTCGATGACGGCTATTTCTTTGAAGTTCAGGAGGCTTTTGCCCGCAACATGGTCGTGGGCTTCGCCCGCCTGGGCGGCCGTTCGGTGGGTATTGTCGCCAACCAGCCCGCTCACCTGGCCGGCTGCCTGGACATCAATGCCAGCCTCAAAGGCGCGCGTTTTGTGCGCTTCTGCGACGCCTTTAACATCCCCATCGTGACGCTGGTGGACGTGCCAGGCTTCCTCCCCGGCGTCGACCAGGAGTACGGCGGCATCATCAAACACGGCGCGAAGCTCCTCTTCGCATACGCGGAAGCCACTGTGCCCAAAGTCACGCTGATCACCCGCAAGGCCTACGGCGGCGCCTACGACGTGATGAGCTCCAAGCATATCGGCGCCGACATCAACTTCGCCTACCCCACCGGCGAGATCGCCGTGATGGGACCGGACGGCGCGGTGAACATTATCTTCCGCAAAGAGCTCGCTGAGGCCGACGACCCCGTCGCCCGCAAAGACGAGCTCGTCGCCGAGTACCGCGAGACCTTTGCCAACCCCTTCAAGGCCGCGGAGCTCGGGTACATCGACGAGATCATCTTCCCCCGCGACACCCGTCCGCGCCTGATTCAAGCCCTGGAGATGCTTGAGAACAAGCGCGCGGAGAACCTGCCCCGTAAGCACGGCAACATTCCGCTCTAA
- a CDS encoding energy transducer TonB, with protein sequence MSAETSKKPRPMHHLADPLQESRVGTGQRTRRIVVGVLLTLLTHAAAGFGLVTFAPLLNVKPAAEEPEDELVEVDFDYVEPEPEPEPEPEPEPEPEPEPESEPEPEPEPEPEPEPEPEPEPEPEPEPEPEPEPEPEPEPEPEPEPEPEPEPEPEPEPEPEPEPQAEAEEVDDEVAGAMDPVHLDGLTMESTVEGGDGPAMKIGEGIESGRITNRYVDPKRFGEIKTRPGARGDGRGTGMGEGSASSPGCEDTEAKVLNQVEAEYTVLARRRGVEGQVVFLVTIGRDGRASSVELVDGLGFGLDEAAEAAIRQWRFEPATRNCEPVSSRRRVAYEFEISEY encoded by the coding sequence GTGAGCGCTGAGACGTCGAAGAAGCCGCGGCCGATGCATCACCTGGCAGATCCTCTCCAGGAGTCGAGGGTGGGGACCGGCCAGCGCACTCGTCGCATTGTAGTGGGCGTGCTCCTGACGCTGTTGACGCACGCGGCTGCCGGCTTCGGGCTGGTGACGTTTGCGCCTCTGCTTAACGTTAAACCCGCAGCAGAGGAGCCCGAGGACGAGCTCGTGGAAGTCGACTTTGATTACGTCGAGCCCGAACCTGAGCCCGAACCTGAGCCCGAGCCTGAGCCCGAGCCCGAACCCGAACCTGAATCCGAGCCTGAGCCCGAACCTGAGCCCGAACCTGAGCCCGAACCTGAGCCCGAGCCTGAGCCCGAGCCCGAGCCCGAACCCGAACCCGAACCTGAACCTGAACCCGAGCCTGAACCTGAACCCGAGCCTGAACCTGAACCTGAACCCGAGCCTGAACCTGAACCCGAGCCTGAACCTGAACCCGAGCCGCAGGCGGAGGCGGAGGAGGTGGATGACGAGGTCGCTGGCGCGATGGATCCGGTCCATCTGGATGGGTTGACGATGGAGTCGACGGTGGAAGGAGGGGACGGGCCTGCGATGAAGATTGGAGAGGGGATTGAATCAGGGCGGATCACCAACCGCTACGTGGATCCGAAGCGTTTTGGCGAGATCAAAACACGTCCAGGCGCCCGTGGGGATGGGCGTGGGACGGGGATGGGTGAGGGAAGCGCGTCGTCACCGGGGTGCGAGGACACTGAGGCCAAAGTGCTCAACCAGGTTGAGGCGGAGTACACCGTGCTTGCCAGGCGCCGAGGAGTGGAGGGGCAGGTTGTGTTTCTGGTGACCATCGGTCGAGACGGTCGCGCGTCATCTGTGGAGTTGGTCGACGGGCTGGGTTTTGGTCTGGATGAAGCCGCCGAGGCAGCGATCCGCCAGTGGAGATTTGAACCGGCGACGCGCAACTGCGAGCCTGTGAGCTCCCGACGTCGGGTAGCGTATGAGTTCGAGATCTCCGAGTACTGA